A region of the Pelecanus crispus isolate bPelCri1 chromosome 24, bPelCri1.pri, whole genome shotgun sequence genome:
GGTGTCGGGGAACCCCCCTTTGGGGACACAGGCCTGTTACCATGGTGATTAGGGGTGTCTGGGGACCCCCTTGGGGACTCAGGCCTGTCGCCATGGCAACCAGGGGTGTCCGGGGACCCCCCTTGGGGTAGACCCTGTCACCGTGGCAACAGGGAGTTGGGTTTGCAGTGCGGGGGGACACACAGCACCCCCTTTGGCATTCCCACCCCCGTTCTGGCCCCAAAGCAGGGAGCCAAAGAGAggggtgggtgctgtgggggtgACAGCAGCCCAGAAGAGGGTGACGAGACCCCGTGTGTGCCCCCCAACCCCGTGTTTGTGTCCCCCCACAGCTGAGCGAGCTTTACGGGGTCCCCCCCTGCGCTGACCCCCTGCAATTCCTGTCCCACCTGGCCCGGCGACAGGGCCGGCTCCgtcccggggggctgccggaCCCCCACGCCGCCGCCGTGGCCCTGCTGCGCGACTGGACCAGgtgggggggggacgacacgcttttgggggggctggtggggtCTCCCCACTCTGACTCCCTTTTTGGGGGGCTTAGAGGGGTCTCCCCACTCCTTTCACCCCATTTTTGAGGGGTGCTGGagtctctctctccccactcccttgaccccctttttgggggggggggggtctccccaCTCTCTGACCCCCTTTTTTGGGGAGCTTAGGGGGACCTCCCCCACACCCTGACCCCCTTTTTGGGGGCTTAGAGGGGTCTCCCCATTCCTTTGACCTGCTTTttgaggggtgctgggggtctctCCCCACTCCCTTGACcccattttttgggggggtttccCCACTCTCTGGCCCCCTTTTtgaggggtgctggggtctCTCCCCACTTCCTTGACCCCctttttcgggggggggggtccccactcTCTGACCCCCTTTTTGGAGAGCTTAGAGGGGTCTCCCCACACTCTGCCCCCCTTTTTGGGGGGCTTAGAGTGTTCTCCCCACTCCTTTGGCCCCCTTTTTGAGGGATGCTGGGGTCTCTCCCCACTCCCTTGACcccctttttttggggggggggttccccacaccctgccccccTTTTTGCCCCACAGCGGGAAGATCTCCTACTACACCCACCCCCCCCGAAACGCGGGGGGTAACAGCTGGAGGCCCAGATCCTGACGACGCTGGGGCCGGCGTTCGACTTGGAGGCGCTGGAGAGGGGCAAACGCCGAGGCACTGGCGGTGAGAAGTGGGGGATCCCCCCCCCTCTTTGCACCCTGGGGTGACCCCCCCGAAAGCTCACCCGGTCCCCCCGCAGCTGTACCAGCGACGGTGACGGGCATCGGGCTGTCGCCGTGCATCCCCGAGGcggaagaagaggaggagaaatccGGCGGGGAGGAAGAAACAGCCATGGAGGATGACAACGGCAACCTGGAGGTGCGGAAGACATTGGGGGTTTGTCgaggggtggggttttttggcagGGGGGGTGTGATGGGTTTATCTTTGATCTCTCCCCAGCTCGGCGCGGTGACGGTGGAGCTGAAGCCCCGGGTGAAGacggggggtggtggggaggggccCGCGCCCGTGCCCCCGTTTGGAGGAGGTGGCTGCCCTCCACCCGCTGCTACAAGGCCAGGGGCTGCGGGCCGCCAGCAAACGGaggaaaaagctgcaaaaaagaGCAGGTGAGCAAAGGCACCCCCCTTTtccccacctcccaaaatgccccTGAACCCCTCAAAATGCCCCTgaaccccccaaaacctccctgAACCCCCCCAAAATCCTCCTGATCCCCCCCAAACTGAGCCTGTCCCCTTCCTGCAGAGAAAATCGCCACAAAGCTTTCGGCGACGCTGGAGGCGGCCATGCAGTTCTGAGGACGAGGCATCTGCAGcagggtttttggtttttaaagtgagaaatggttaaaaaaaaaaaaaaaagcccttttgaAATCAAAGCATGGCCGGAATGGGGGTGCGTCTGGGAGGTGCAGTTTTGGGGGGCGGGAGGGTCCCTTGACCAGGAGAGTGGATTGTGGAGGCTTGAGGGGGGGCCCCCAAATCCCCAtggaggtttgggggggctcACCCCATCTCACCGTTAGAACAGGGATGTAAGACCCCCCTCCCAGTCTGGGGAGACCCTATTTTTCCAGCTGACTCAGCAGAAGCAGCGCTCAGTtccccggggggcgggggggggggggcttggtAAAGCCCAAAATTGGGATCAAGGGGGTCTCAGCTGgagggggcaggcagcgggggtGCACCCCCATTATTTAGGGTACCCCATTTCCACCTCCTAGCTTTTCCCATTCCCAAATGACACCAAACGagccccccccaaccctgcaGAGCACCCCAGAAGCCACCCTGGACATCCACCTGTTGCACCCTGGGGTCCCACCGCTCCCCAGAACCCTCTTACACCCCCAAAAGGAACGGCATCACCTGCTGCgtgccccccgggctgccccttACCCCTCAGGGCGGCCTCTCCTCCTTGGGGTTGCGGGGTGCAGGGTCCCCCTCGCACCCGCGGGCCAGGCTGAGGGGTGGCCGCGGGCCATGAGCTGCCCTCGGCCGCCATTTTGCGGCCTCACCCTGCACCTGAGGGAGGGGctctgggggcacagggcaacGCAGCGGCTTGAAGTACCCTTGtcgaggggaggggggggggacacggggcatTTTGGGTGCTCTGAGCGGGTTTTTAACTTGGTTTTAACGGTGGAAAGGAGGTGGCGCGGCTCTTGGGCGCCATTTTGTCGCCCtgaggggaaaaggggggggggggttgcgcGCAGCGCTTTTcccgcctttttttttgccgccgggggtggggggggggcgcgaGGCTCGCGTCGCGGCCGCCGGCCCGCACGTGCGAAGGGGCGGAGCGAGCGCGGCCGCTCAGCCAATCGCAGCGCGAAGAGGGGGCGGTGGGTGGGATGAGGGCGGCGCTCCGGCCAATAGGAGGCGGGGGCTGGCGGGTGTGGGCGGGGCCGCGTGCGGGCGCATGCGCaaagcggcggggggggggcagagagggCGCGCAGGCGCGGCGGCGGTAACGGCCGTAacggcggcggtgccggggctgtAGCGGGGTCCGTGGGGGGCTGCGGCCTGGGCgaggggcggggagcggggcggggacgcggggcacggcggcggggaCGGCCTCGTCGCAGCTTCAGCCCGCCCGGAGCTTCTTTTCCCCTCAGAGCGGCCCCGAGGGATGTCCCAGAGGAAGCGCAGCAGGGGGCCGGGCTTCTCGCAGGTAAAGGgctgcctgctccttccctccccgccccgggcgcggggtctccccccgcagcagcatctcccaggTCCTTCCCCGCAGGGGGACGATGGGGATGAGGATTTCAGCCTGAGCCAGACGCCGACGCACAGCCAGGTGCAGAGGAACCTGGAGAGGCGCTCCCAGGACCAAGTGAATCAGAAGGTGGGGCGAGGCgatcccctcccctccctttcctgctgcGATGTGTCTTAGCGGGCATGGCGGTGTTGGCTTGACGATGGGAATGATGgtcttagaggccctttccaaccttaatgattcctaggttttactttcattataaatgatccagccaccaagtcaggaggcgtggggttgctgctctccccttgattggtttagtggtgggcgTGGTGAtgttagcttaatggttggactgggtgatcttaaaggtgttttccaacctaaacgattcgatgattctgttATCACCCACCTGCCGGccttcccccctttttccctcCACAGGTGAGCGAGCTGGTTCAGTTCCTGCTTGTGAAAGACCAGAAGAAGATCCCCATCAAGAGGGCGGGTGAGTTTAGGGGAGCCCCCTCTCAAAGCTTTGAGACCCCCAAGACCTTACTGCCTTTGAGGACCTCAGGCACCTGCGTTCCCTCGACGattccctcccctctccccgcagATATCCTGAAGAGAGTCATCCGGGAATACAGAGATGTGTACTCAGAGATTGTCAACCGGGCGGGCCAGACCCTGCAGCAGGTGGGGAGGGAACATGGGGGGGCGTAGGGGGGGTTTGCCAAGGGGGAGACCCCCTGCTAGATTAACCCTTGGCCTCTCGCAGGTATTTGggctgcagctggtggagaTCGACACCAGGCACCACATCTACATCCTCACCAGCAACCTGCCCCGCGCCGAGGGGGAGAACCTGCGCCGGTGAGGGGACCCCTGGgtgattttggggggggacaGACCCCAGCGGAGCGTCCCCCGCCACTGCTCGCGTGGGTGACACGGCTCTCCGCCTACCGCAGGGACAACCAGACGGCCAAGCTGGGGCTCCTCATCGTCATCCTCAGCTTCATCTTCATGAAGGGCAACTCGGCCAAAGACGGTGAGCCCCCCCCCTGCCAAAACCCTGCTCCCCCTGTACCCCACTTCCCCTTTGTGCCCTCCACACCGACACCCCTTTTTCCAGGCGCTGTGTGGGAATTCCTCCGCCGGCTCCGGCTGCAACCAGGGTAGGATACGGGGGGACAGCAACAcgtaatggggggggggggggggacagggctcGTTGCTGCCGCACCTCGTTAACCCCGCCGCCCTCAGGGAGCGACACGAGGTCTTCGGGGACGTCAAGAAGCTGGTGACGGAGGAGTTTGTGCGGCAGAAGTGAGTCTgaggctgggtttgggggggtttcgGGGGGGTGTCCCCTCTTTTTGGACCCTGGGGAGTCGTGTGTGTCCCCGGTGTGCACAGAGCAGCCCCGGCGCCAGCCTCGGCCGGGCTGTTTATACCGCACCGCAGagaaagttaaaacaaaaaacctgcagcCCCCGCGCCCGGCGACTCGAGGGGTCCGTCGTGGGGCCGGGGAGCGCCGGACAacccccccggggtcccccaaAATGCGCTGGGGTTGT
Encoded here:
- the LOC142595918 gene encoding non-structural maintenance of chromosomes element 3 homolog; the protein is MSQRKRSRGPGFSQGDDGDEDFSLSQTPTHSQDQVNQKVSELVQFLLVKDQKKIPIKRADILKRVIREYRDVYSEIVNRAGQTLQQVFGLQLVEIDTRHHIYILTSNLPRAEGENLRRDNQTAKLGLLIVILSFIFMKGNSAKDGAVWEFLRRLRLQPGERHEVFGDVKKLVTEEFVRQKYLEITPIPLTDPPEFKYQWGPRAAKETSKRDVLRFVAKIQGKDPTFWMSQYKEAEATP